The Polypterus senegalus isolate Bchr_013 chromosome 1, ASM1683550v1, whole genome shotgun sequence genomic sequence gaaagcttgcatattgtaatctttttagttagccaataaacggtgccattttgcttgacttctcactactttcataatggctaacacagtacaacaccctagtactctaaAGTTCAATAAAcctaaagaaataatttttcaacTCCTTATGAAGAACAATGCTGGATATAATTTCTGAAAATCAATACTATAGCTATGTACAGTAGATATTAACAAAATGAGACATAAGAAGCAGAATTTGTTCAAAGGGAAAAACAGAATTTCTACTTGAATCTTGCTACATACAGTATTAAATGGAGATGTTTTATCCAAGTACCATTTACTTTTTCCTCACTTTCTGCATTATTAAGTAATACAGTAAAATGGTTTCTCTCATTCAAGAACAAATAACTCTGAATGAATCATAACGTTGACAAAATGATCATCAACTATCAATTCCTGTAAACTATGTGAATATTATACATGACAGTATCACTTTCGTACAGAAGGAGTCCATTTAAAATAATACTACACATCTACATCAAAAGGCCAGGGCAATGACACAGCTCTCTCTTGTTCTCTAGTTAAAGATACTAATGATACTAAATTGAATAAGAAGTATAcagattgttttttatttgatacattacaataatacatgtatattttcttttttttatgtataaatataaagTTTTATTGAGTATAGTGTTTAGAAAAATAAGTTCACAACATTtcagaatacaaacaaaaaaaaaccctatcaTTTCACTCATAAAATCTATTACAGAACATAACAAACAAATCTGTAGGAAACGGATCTTTGGTTTAACAGTTGAGCATGTGAAACTTTGCCTGACATACTCATTGTACCATCACCAAATAGTGCAGCATGATACTTGTATATTTTCTAAACGTTTTAGGATCACTGCATTGTAGCAGGGCAGATGGCAACTCTGGATGGGCCATCTGTCCATTGTAAGGCAaactcatacatacacacacatccttCTATATTTCAGCATTCTAAACTAGACTATGCTTCACATCCAATAATGTCACAATATCAGTTAAACTAATGTGATATAGGAGGAAATTTAAATACATGCAGAATGCCCACATCACAAcaagaagaaaatgcaaacagaCACCACACATTCAGTGGTTGAGACAGGAATCGAAACAAGATCTTTAGAACTGTGAGACAACATTAACCTTTGTGCCAATGAGCTGCTGTTTCATAAGCAGTAATCTCTTTTGGAAGGTTGAAGATAGTTGtacaattaataaaattttcTGAGTTAAGATGTCTCATTTTCAAAACTGGTGTAACTACAGCCATTTTATGGAAACACATTAATAGTGTCTGTACAAAACAATCAACTCATGGAGTTAAACCAACAAGCAGAAAATCTACTGTAGCTTTATAAACAAACATGAGACAGAACATGAATTCAAAAGAGCAACAACGTCAAGAGTAGTTCACTGTAATAATGGAATTCCAAgttgccaaaagaaaaaaaaatgggtcaggaaaataatgcatatttaataAATTGATGAGATGCAAATTATAATTTTCAGATATATAAATATTGATCGTAAACATTTTGTAGCTTGTGTAACACAAATAACATATTACAAGATCAATGCCAGGTTGGGGGTGCCAGCTATGCATACCAAGTACAGAATATGGCCCATTTTGGTGACTTGGAAACCTTACAGTCTGGCTAAAATGAAAAGCATTCGAATTTGAAGTGTAAAAACCAGCTGGAAGTATTGCATTAAAGCCACCATGCATCAGTAATGAAGGCATGAAGTACAAGTGACAACAAtctcaaaaatatatttacagaggCTTTTTTTTACAGGAAAGGTGATTAATCAGAAAAATCAGCACCATTGGAAGTCAATGCTCTTAAAAGCTCAAAAGGTATACACTTAATACAGGAGTAGACTTGACTTTGAGATAAGCAAAGTACTAATTAACAGATGCCTCGCTTATCACTTTTCCAGTACATGCAGTTGGCAGTCACACAAGCCTTACTTCCCTCAGCTAACTGCCCACTGTGTTTCAAAacttttatatgcagtacatttcttGTAGTTACTGTAGCTCTTGGTCTTTTTTCCAGAGGATTTTTTAGGGACAGTGTATTATTGCGTTATTTGCCTCTAGCAACTTCTTGCCAGCTGGGCATTCCTTTAGAGTGTATAACATATTGCATCTAACAATTATTACGAACGTTTTGCATTTAAAACTAACATCAAAATTTTAACAGTGTGGGCAGCATGTGTTCCAAAAGAAGATTTTGAAGGATGGATCTTGGTGATTCCCAGGTTAACTGAGAGCTATCTGCTTTTCAAATTGATCAGTACTGAACATTCATATGGCATCTTCATCTCTAGAGTGTAGCATACATGCAAATATAAGGGACATTTCTTGCATCAGAGAGTACATTATTGTTTTCTTCAACTTAATAATAAGCCATGAAATCTATGgtaatttttgttttagttttttatgtaGTATATATAGCTTCTACTGATGATCCTTTATGCAGAATTCAAGAAAAATTTGATCTTCAGggtttatataaaaagggtgatatTATTCTTGGAGGAATATTTGAAGTGAGTTTCAAAACAAttgtgccagatttatcttttCGTTTTAAACCTGAAAAGTGGAATTGTGAGAGGTGAGTGGAATAGAATGAAAATGCAAGAATTTACTTTATACTTGAAACATGAGATATGCATGGGGTTTATCCACATAATGTGCATATTTACTTGTGAAACATATAGAAAGCAAAGTGtatttttaagaataataaaatgtatctatTGCAGCATTGATTATTTGTCATTAGTTAGAAATGCATTTATTAActaggcaggatctaatcaacttAAACTATAAATTAGGATGTTGAAGGTTTATTCTTCAGGGTTGATTCATCAAGTGACAGAAGCTAGTCTTTCAAATGCGATGGCCGTTATCAGAACTAATTTGTCGGAGTATAAACGATTAAAACAGCAATTAAGTGACTGGTATGAGTAATCGCGTACATTGCGATTATTGCTGATATAGTAAAAGCGGCACTGTaactttaaagttatttttcaaagAGAGAGTGAGATTAGGAAGCAGCATGCATTTATGGACTAACACTAAAACCTGCAGCAAAAAGAAGGCTTTTctgaaaatatgaagctgcttgGCAGGCCTTCAGTTTAGTTAATATCAAAAATTATGAAGTTACGAAGTTGAAGGcgcctttcttttttaaaatatcgtGCTTTGAAACATTAAGTGTGAAATATAATTCTAACCATTACATACAAATATGCTGACttacaaatagtatattttaagaatactataaaaaaaaactaaaatgaataaaaatataatataaaatatacaataaacctGTTGTTAATACGAAAGCTAATGAGCGCTCTAACTCAGTACTGACTCCATGTTAATAACTCTCCCAAACCATTTAGTAGTTTTAGCAAGGTCGTTCAAATGTTAAGTATTCCTAGTATCCAGTGCTAGTCCACATATCAATCAGTCTCGTATACTAAAAAAACGACGAGATAATATCAGGCAGGGTTGCGGGTGCgggtagctggagcctatcccagcaagcagaaACAGTCACAGCAGGACGCCGCGCCGGCCAATAGGGGGTCTGTACACACCCACTTGGTCATCGGGACAAGTTTATCCAGCTTCAAcgacgtctttggactgtggggaggaaactggagcagccgaaaCCAATTCGGCGAAGACAATCCGTGCCGTACAGGGTATTAATCGGTCCTTCCTAAAACCCATTTGCATCGACCCTCTCTCCATTTTGAAATTACTAATTAAACATTCCAACACATTTTTTGTATGGGTAATCGGAGCAGCCAATGAGGCAATTAGAATGCAATATAGATTCGATCTCTTGAAATCAAACAATACATTTTGCATATAGTGATTTTTATAGAACAATTGTTGATGTATGTTTTATAGATGGGACATTAGTAGTTTAGGGAACTTTCTTGTTTCACGCACCGAGTCAGGCGCAGAACGAAACAGCGCTTTAAACTGCTATACTTTAGACTAAAAATGTAATCAACATCTAGACGTGTTAAAATAATTCTCCACTGTCCTACGggcattatattaaaattaaataaaatattaagggCTGCGTTATGTTTGGTCAATAACGTTATTAGTTTTGGCTATGCAGTTCACATTAAATGCATTCACTGCCGTGAATCCTTTATCACACGGTCATTTTTATCATTCATTTAATCTGCCAAAGCCTTCAAGTGGAATCAGTAGTCACCCTTTGGCCCACGTCTGTTGGTGCGTTTGGCTGACCAGCCCTCCGGACTGGCATCCCGTCCTAGACCGTTAGTTAGGAGTATAAGCTTCGAGTTGTAGGACGATGAACTGAAATAAGTGAGTTCAcagaataaatgaatatatatgtaACATCTGTTCAGAAGACTAGCGGTTTGTGATGACATTCTCTGTGAATAATGCAgagaataatgttttattttgctatatttaGTTTTAAGTTTTTAGAATTTTTAGAATTTTAATTCGTGTTACTGTAATTTAGTAAATGTGTTTCAAAGGCAAAACTATGCTGCAATACTTATGAATTCAAATGGCTTCATGACTGGAATTCTGATATGGAAGATCCAGTACTTTAAAATATATGATAAATCTTACCAAATTACTGTGTTGAAAAACGTTCCATGCTGTCTTATTGATTTTCCTTGCAgcttggatttttctgtatttcagtgGGCATTGACAATGGCGTTTGCAATTGAGGAAATAAACAGAGACCCTACTATTCTTCCTAATATCACATTAGGATATAGGATCTTTGATAACTGCATGAGACTGCAAGTCGCTTTACGGGCAGCAACTACCCTCATTACTGGCATGGATGAGGTCTTAACGGTGTCTGACTGTAACGGACCTCCGCCTGTTGTTGCCGTTATTGGTGATCCTCTGTCCTCACATTCTATCGCCATATCAAGAATACTGGGGCTGTTTCGTTTGCCTATGGTAATGTATAACTTCCATACTGTGTTTAGATGTGTTTTCACGTTTTCCTTACAATGGCTTGCAAGTTTTAGAGTCTTCGAACACTCATTTAAAGCAGATTTACAAAATATCTCCCTGGCATGCCGTCTGTTATAATATCAATAACGCAGGAACAAACTAATTATTGTTCTTAAAGCAGCTTATTATTGCATACAGTGCAGGATAATTtcaatattctttaaaaaaagtacACAATTTTCTGGATTtagtaaaacttaaaaatataaaatatataaaagaaataaagagtaGTAAGCAGTTACAGTTAGACctaatgaagaaacaaaacactGTAAGTGACATAACATTTTATACCCAAGTAAGAGCAAAACAGAATTACGATGGCCAACTTTGGgcgcaaagcagaaaccaacgaTGGAATGGGACCTACTCACACACCCACATAGGGCCCATTTAGACCTGCCAACTAACTTAAAACATGCATATCTGCACCCACAGTACTGGGAGAAAATTCCAAGAGATACAGCAAAAACATacagacttcacacagacaagAGTGAGGTGCAGGATTCAGTTCTAGTATGCTGTGATTTGTGAAGTTAGAGAGAGTTAGAAGTGCTAAATCCTGGGCCACTGCAGCCTCACCCTGTACGTGACCcaaatgtttagtttttttgttaaaTCATTTCTTTGGATTATGTAACTAATATTACTAAATGACCAAGATTACCTTCTACCTTCTAATTTGTTTAGATTCTAATACAGATCAATATGTAAGAATATTTGTTCAAGCTGTTCTACAAAACCATACCATTATAAACATTACTAGCTTAAGTCTTTTATGCTCCTCTCCATCCATGACAAGGGATACTAGTATTTTGTtaccttgtttttaaaaaaagtatccaCACATGCAAATCCATGTATCCATTTATGTTTGTTTCTAAACCTATATTGTCCATGATGTGTGGGGAGGGAAGGTGTGAATTCTAAATAGATAGAAATTGACCAGTTCTTCATACTTCAAAGGCTAAATGCTTTTTGTGTAAGTAATTTTATCGTAACCTAATAGTCGTCATTAAAAAATGAAGGtaaattctctttctttctttttctttctttctttctttctttctttctttctttctttctttctttctttctttctttctttctttctattaataaatatgttttgtgtCTTCTTTAGGTCAGCTACTATGCCACATGTTCCTGCTTAAGCAATAAACTGCAATATCCATCATTTTTCAGAACTGTACCCAGTGATGCCTTTCAGGTCCAAGCTATGGTTCAAATTATCAAACATTACGGCTGGTCCTGGGTAGGCATTATTGCAACTAATGATGACTATGGACAGTATGCTGCAAAAAGCTTCCAAGAAGAAATGAACAAGTTTGGATGTGTGGCTTTCATTGAAAATCTTCCTATTGTTAGTGAAGGAGCAAAAATCCTTCAGATTGTTAATACCATCAAACACTCAACAGcaaaagtaattgttttattcTCAACAACAGTTGAAGCAACTCCCTTGGTGAAAGAAATTATTGGACAAAACATTACTGGTAGGCAGTGGATTGCAAGTGAAGCTTGGAGCACCTCCCCAGTTTTAGCGAGAGAAGAATATTTTAGTTCATTTGGTGGAACATTAGGCATTGCCGTTCGCAAAGGCAATATTCCAGGATTGAAAAACTTTTTGCTTCAGGTTACCCCTCACCCTGTTTCTAGACAAAATTTAGCAACCAAATTTTGGGAAAGAATGTTTGATTGCAAATTCAATGACAACACAAGCATGGAAGATACTTCTGCTTTATTTGATGTCAAGTATTGCACAGGATCTGAAGACATTAGAAACAAGGAGACAGCTTATACAGATGTGTCAGACTCAAGGGCatcttataatatttacaaaggtGTTTATGCATTGGCACACTCCCTTAACAAGTTAGCTTCTTGTGAAAATGGAAAAGGGCCATTTGAAAATAACAGCTGTGCCAGCATTACTAATGTACAGCCTTGGCAGGTAAGAAAGACATATGTTCAATaactttttttcttccatttataAAATCAGGATAGAATACTATTCATACTCCACCTAAGTTTACCCTGATACTGTATAGATCTCACACATCCACTACCTCATAATTacagagggattactgtataagtaaatgtttgttatttttcctaAAATTGCTTACATGCTTATGCCATAATTAATGATCCACATGACCAAAAATAGGATAACTAGATAGCCATTTACTAACTTAAAGCTTAAATGCcctatattaacaaaacatttttttgtttacaagCTGATGCACTACCTGAAAAGCATTAATTTCACTACACATTTAGGAGAACGAGTGGCTTTTGATGAAAATGGAGATGCACTCGCAATTTATGATATTGTGAACTGGCAGCAAGGCAGTGGTGGAAAGGCAGAAATTAAATCAGTTGGTGTTTATGACAAAGCAGCCATCACAGGAAAAGAGCTTGTGCTTAATGAAGGAGCTATATTTTGGAACTTTCCTTCTGGCACAGTAAGTTacttataaaaaaagtaatttcctactcTATTTTTGTTCAAATATCAAATTTTCATTAATATAGTCAAGATTAACAGGAATAACAGGAGAAAATTACATTcataagtaaatatatttttaaaagattctTACTAAAAATACTTATGTAGAAAATACAGGTAATGGAAGATTAGTTGGGCGgcccagtggtagcactgctgcctcgcagttaggagaccctggttcgcttcccgggtcctccctgcgtggagtttgcatgttctccccatgtctgcgtgggttccctccgggcgctccagtttcctcccacagtccagagacatgctggttaggtggattggcgattctaaattggccctagtttgtgtgtgtcctatggtgggttggcaccctgcccaggattggttcctgccctgtgttgggtgggattggctccagcagacccccttcatcctgtgtttggattcagcgggttggaaaattgatggaAGATTAGTCTTTTCAAGATTATGTGCAGAGTTGCTTTAGATTGTTGTTTGATCCGCATAGGTCTTGCTAgtttctttgggttcttcttgGTTTTGTTGTTCCCATCTGTACTCTccttgctctttctctctcctgctctgctcttccttttttttgtgcTTCATCCCAAACTTAAAGGCCTCACATTATGTTGAATTAACAATAATTACAAGAATAATCAGTAAGTGTTGGCCTTTCTCATGCTGGTTGGTCATTCTGATCTAATTACCTCAGGactaataaattacaaaacacaTCTGTAACTATCTGGCTCTTTTTTTAAGATTCTaaaataaagatataaaagaTACAAGGTTCAAGTCAGTAAAAATGCACAGTTTGAAATCAACCCATAGCAGTCATTTAAAAAGACACACAAGACATCCACAAAAGATGTAGAACCCtgagtttaaacatttaaggAGGCTCTGTTGACGTAAAGAAAAAGGTCCACATTTTCTCAATGCTGTCCGTTTACTGAGGTGTCCAAATTGCTGGCCAGTTAATCAGCATTAGCTCACACAATTCAAAATAGGTATTGTATTTGCAGTCCAAGTTCttattttatatgttgtttaATTCATAGTTGAGTATtgtgagttttttattttttatgtgaaaTATTTCTATAGAAATACAGGAAGGAAGAATGAAAGTGCATTTGATTTCACTGACAAACTGCAGTTTGCCATTCCACCACTTTATACTGTTGTAACAAAGGCTCTATATAGGcgtctgacccgacacagatggacacggggacacgtataaaaataaacaaactttcatttttcttcacccTTGGGCACACGTCtttcccgtgacccacaggcaacaCACAGTCCCAAACAGCAATCACAACACAAAACACTCTCTTTCTGCTATTCCACCACTCCTTCCCAAGCTTCATctctttcctcccaactctggctcctcgagtggtggtggctgggcccttttatagcccacccggaagcgttccaggtgattgaccacctggtcctaattgcacttccgggtggagctgaagactcgtccagccaggctgttggaagcagacagccacAGGCCCCCCACACCAGCGGCcaccctgggccccaaccaagctgtggaggactctatctcccatggagcccagcAGGTGGttgggaatcaccgtcggccagggaggctgccaccaagcgtcccgggggagatattggactgcccatggtggctcccctggaataTAAGCAGCAGAAGTGTCCCTGCTGGGCATgtgacccggctgtccttcacactgtATATATTAGACTAAAATAACATACCTTGATGTCACAGAAGTTCCAGGATCCTTTGTAACACTGTTAATGAGTAGTTAACTCTCTACCACTGAAAACAGAGTAATAAATTCTAAGTGCCATAAACTAGGTAAAATAAGAATAATCATCCGTCCAACAGCATGTCATCATTCTCCTACTCCAAcctcatttttgttaatttattaattaccCATTACTTTTTGTTGCTACTGGGCCCTGACATTTTCTCATATGATGTCTACATTgggtttttaattatatttgtgccTGCTCTCTGATATTGCTTTCTTTATGAGGTTCCAGAATCTGTATGCAGCAATAGCTGTCCGCCTGGTACCAGGAAGGCTAACAAGAAAGGGGagcctgtgtgctgttttgattGTATTCTATGTACAGATGGTGAAATTAGCACAGATGTAGGTAAGTGTTAAAGATAGAAGTAATTTAAACAGAATTATGCTACTTTTAAGtattccttaaaaataaaaaacaacatcaaaatgaTTCTTTTTTCATTAGAGTACTATTAGGCCAGTTCCTGTCATGGGAACAATGCTCCCTGAATTGGAATTTGCCTCTCTTACGAATCTGTACTTGATAAACAGGGTAACAAAATTCTTGTGTGGAAACCTGttacatatttttcaaaacagaaaagtGTGAAGGGCTGATTAAATGATTATTTCATGCAGTAATGTCTACTTTAAAACCAAATTTAATGAGAAAACAATATCACCATCCAATAGAAGTTCACAATAGGCACACCATATTAACATTGTTGATCaatcatttaattattaattttttttaaacatgttaatAAGTTGTAATTGAGACTTTTCTTCTGTTGTAGATTCCCCAGAATGCTTTAAGTGCCATCCAGATTTTTGGTCAAATCCTGAAAGGAACAGATGTGTCATGAAACAAATTGAATTTCTTTCTTATGAGGAGACTATGGGAATCATTCTGGCAGCTTCAGCGATATTTGGAAGTTGCCTATCATTTGGAGtacaaattgtttttgtttataatcGACACACTCCAGTAGTTAAAGCCAATAATTCTGAACTGAGTTTTCTCTTACTGGTATCACTAAGCCTATGCTTTCTGTGTTCACTCTGCTTTATTGGTCAGCCGTCACAGCTCAACTGTTTGCTGAGGCATATCATTTTTGGAATCAGTTTTGTTCTGTGCATTTCATGTATTCTTGTTAAAACTGTGGTTGTGATAATGGCATTTAAAGCCACACTACCTGGTAATAACATGATGAAATGGTTTGGCGTTGCTCAACAAAgattcactgtttttctttttactgttatACAATCCATAATATGCATAATCTGGCTTATAACAGCTCCACCTGCTCCCAGTAAAAACACCAAGTATCAAAATGCTAAAATTATACTTGAGTGTGACATTGGGTCAGTAGCTGGCTTCAGCTTTTTACTGGGCTACATTGGCCTCCTCTCACTCGTTTGTTTTGTCTTAGCGTTTCTTGCAAGAAATCTTCCTGATACCTTTAATGAAGCTAAATTCATAACTTTCAGCATGCTGATTTTTTGTGCTGTTTGGTTAAGTTTTATTCCTGCTTATATTAGTTCTCCAGGAAAATATACAGTGGCTGTGGAAATATTTGCAATATTAGCTTCAAGTTTTGGCTTACTTATGGCAATATTTGCtccaaaatgttatattattctGTTGAAAccagagaaaaacacaaaaaaagttcTTATGGGCAGATCTGATAAAAGCTAAATCAGGTGACATAATTTaggacattttaaatgtttaatgagGAAAGCACATGAAGAATAAGTTATTTTTAGCATTAATATTACAATATATCACTCTTCTGTACATTCTGAGGCAAATCTCTAGTTGTCCtttaaatagttattacttaACAATGTTACTATGCATAgattaaatacaattatttaataaGGTAATTTTGTGGAGCAGTTGTATCATTTTCTTATAAACATATTTCAAAGAAATGTTCATTCtcattcagtttttattgtattatatctCATTAACACATTACTCCCTTTTACAATGTAATTAATTTGATATACAATTTAATACCTGAATTACTGAACACGTGCAACTTTGTAAAACTCCAGTAAGTGTCATCATTACATCATGCTAAACACATTTTCAATTTAATTCCATTTGTTTTGCAAGGAATATAGTTTTTTGAAGCCTTTTTCACTTGGAAATTGCAACTATTTATCATGTCATCTTTATTATTGGTCTCCATTTATTAgttgtgttttttgtaatatcaataaatctttaattactgttattaataaaatgatatgCCATTTAGGACAAAtctttctgttttctattttctatactgaaatactttttgtaataaaatacattctaTACTGAAACTCTTAAACaatatactgaaatgtatacactGTTTACTAAAACATATACACTGCTGTATATGTTCTgatttataaacacacacatattatactGTTTACTAAAATGCATAAAATCTGTAATGTTGTGTATATCATTTATTCTAAAACACTCAAGCACATGGACTACATCCTGAAACAGATATAGTCGAAAGTGAAAGGCATGCaatccacaaaaaaaaatgtagtcattCTACATTGGAGCATATATTATTTGTATTGAATGCAAGCAGACTGCTATTACATTAATCATATTTGTTTTAAGGAAATTAATAAGTGGTTTCTGCATTATGCGCAATACTGAAGGTACAGGCTCTGTCCCACCTTGCTCGAGACCttctttagaaagaaaaaatctaattcaattaagcatttttgaaaatggtattaaatgggggaaaaaagaaacagaatatatcATTTTTTCATGTAATCTATCTGCAAAATAACGGCGAACGACTTTTTCTGTGCTATGAGGAGAAGCACACACGTGC encodes the following:
- the LOC120531762 gene encoding extracellular calcium-sensing receptor-like yields the protein MAFAIEEINRDPTILPNITLGYRIFDNCMRLQVALRAATTLITGMDEVLTVSDCNGPPPVVAVIGDPLSSHSIAISRILGLFRLPMVSYYATCSCLSNKLQYPSFFRTVPSDAFQVQAMVQIIKHYGWSWVGIIATNDDYGQYAAKSFQEEMNKFGCVAFIENLPIVSEGAKILQIVNTIKHSTAKVIVLFSTTVEATPLVKEIIGQNITGRQWIASEAWSTSPVLAREEYFSSFGGTLGIAVRKGNIPGLKNFLLQVTPHPVSRQNLATKFWERMFDCKFNDNTSMEDTSALFDVKYCTGSEDIRNKETAYTDVSDSRASYNIYKGVYALAHSLNKLASCENGKGPFENNSCASITNVQPWQLMHYLKSINFTTHLGERVAFDENGDALAIYDIVNWQQGSGGKAEIKSVGVYDKAAITGKELVLNEGAIFWNFPSGTVPESVCSNSCPPGTRKANKKGEPVCCFDCILCTDGEISTDVDSPECFKCHPDFWSNPERNRCVMKQIEFLSYEETMGIILAASAIFGSCLSFGVQIVFVYNRHTPVVKANNSELSFLLLVSLSLCFLCSLCFIGQPSQLNCLLRHIIFGISFVLCISCILVKTVVVIMAFKATLPGNNMMKWFGVAQQRFTVFLFTVIQSIICIIWLITAPPAPSKNTKYQNAKIILECDIGSVAGFSFLLGYIGLLSLVCFVLAFLARNLPDTFNEAKFITFSMLIFCAVWLSFIPAYISSPGKYTVAVEIFAILASSFGLLMAIFAPKCYIILLKPEKNTKKVLMGRSDKS